A genomic window from Salvia hispanica cultivar TCC Black 2014 chromosome 5, UniMelb_Shisp_WGS_1.0, whole genome shotgun sequence includes:
- the LOC125187586 gene encoding dirigent protein 11-like produces the protein MFLFTNCFGKEKISNTKEKVAKLHFYVQDLRIGHVNATVSEVATASVTKDSPYDFGSVHVLDDLVTAGPEMDSRPVGRVQGLTTNADLSTYGIAMNLNFYFTAGKFAGSQLSLLGRNQVMDDRRELPVVGGTGAFRFTRGYAIQTTHSIDFPAHYAVLEYTVYATYDSEIGRSDEDVEVFEF, from the coding sequence ATGTTTCTGTTTACCAATTGTTTCggaaaggaaaaaattagtaaCACCAAAGAAAAGGTGGCAAAGCTCCATTTCTACGTGCAAGACCTCCGCATCGGCCACGTCAATGCCACCGTGTCGGAGGTGGCCACCGCCTCCGTCACAAAGGATTCCCCCTACGACTTCGGCAGTGTCCACGTCCTGGACGACCTGGTCACCGCGGGGCCGGAGATGGACTCCCGCCCCGTGGGCCGCGTGCAGGGCCTCACCACCAACGCCGACCTCTCCACCTACGGCATCGCCATGAACCTCAACTTCTACTTCACGGCCGGGAAGTTCGCCGGCAGCCAGCTCAGCCTCCTCGGCCGGAATCAGGTCATGGACGACAGACGGGAGCTGCCGGTGGTCGGTGGGACGGGCGCGTTCCGGTTCACGCGAGGCTACGCCATCCAAACCACCCACTCCATCGATTTTCCGGCCCACTACGCGGTGTTGGAGTACACCGTGTACGCCACCTATGATTCGGAGATCGGAAGAAGCGATGAAGatgttgaggtttttgaattttga